In Rutidosis leptorrhynchoides isolate AG116_Rl617_1_P2 chromosome 2, CSIRO_AGI_Rlap_v1, whole genome shotgun sequence, one genomic interval encodes:
- the LOC139888663 gene encoding uncharacterized protein encodes MSPNDLWVRLMKSIHGEHFYHTSTNGTWASLVDSRKNLVDNNLLPHNFIHLVVGNGRSTNFWNDIWCGNAPLASRYNRLFHLDSSRLDTVTQKWDNGEWRLSWSREVIGGCNNSLLSRLLTDLQQITLSNSEDKWVSSLSSDGLFSVKSTCAHIDKQILPTQHVYMTWIKQIPRKVNVFLWRFKLDALPIRWNLSAKVADDVWRSIRVWLNCNMPNFHAWEEVHSWIEALQVNTNASTRIKVVVVTVLWVLWRFRNGVAFNDIVIRRCNMFDVIQFFSFRWLKNRGQAISNWNSWLQTPL; translated from the exons ATGTCTCCGAACGATTTGTGGGTTAGACTAATGAAATCTATTCATGGTGAGCATTTTTATCACACTTCTACGAATGGTACTTGGGCTTCTTTAGTTGACAGTAGAAAAAATTTGGTTGATAATAACTTGCTACCTCATAATTTTATTCACTTGGTTGTTGGTAATGGAAGAAGTACTAACTTCTGGAACGATATTTGGTGTGGTAATGCACCCTTAGCATCTCGATATAACCGGCTGTTCCATCTCGATTCAAGCAGACTTGATACGGTCACTCAAAAGTGGGATAATGGGGAATGGCGTTTGTCATGGTCTAGAGAAGTTATTGGTGGGTGCAATAATTCTCTTCTATCTCGGCTTCTCACTGATTTACAGCAGATTACGTTATCGAACAGTGAGGATAAGTGGGTTTCTTCCTTAAGCAGCGATGGCCTGTTTTCGGTTAAATCGACTTGTGCACACATTGATAAACAGATTCTTCCAACACAGCATGTTTATATGACGTGGATTAAACAAATTCCGAGAAAAGTGAATGTTTTTTTGTGGCGATTTAAATTAGATGCGTTACCTATTCGTTGGAACCTCTCCGCAAAAG TGGCTGATGATGTGTGGCGCTCAATTCGAGTGTGGTTAAACTGCAATATGCCTAATTTTCATGCTTGGGAAGAGGTGCATTCTTGGATCGAGGCCCTTCAAGTTAATACGAACGCTTCTACCAGGATTAAAGTTGTTGTGGTTACGGTCTTATGGGTGCTTTGGAGATTCAGGAACGGTGTGGCTTTCAACGATATAGTTATTCGTAGATGTAACATGTTTGATGTAATTCAATTTTTTTCCTTTCGTTGGCTAAAAAATCGAGGTCAAGCAATTTCAAATTGGAATTCTTGGCTTCAAACGCCTTTGTAA